A region of the Actinomycetota bacterium genome:
CTCTCGAGCGGTCATCGCGTCACCTCCACGGCCCGACGCTTCCTTCCGCGCGATGCTACTGCGGCGGCAGGCCCGCTCGCCCAGGGCGGGCATGGCTCTCGGCGTGTCCGGGATGCTTGAGTGGCCCGTTCAGGCCGGGTAGCGTCCCTCCGATGGCCGTCGGAACTTCCCCCTACGATGCTGGCGGCGCCGGTGGGCTCGTGACCGAGCCGATCCGCGTGCTGATCGCCGACGACGAGCCCGAGCTGCGAGTCGCCCTGGCCGACCTACTCGCACACGAGGACGACCTGAGGCTGATCGGCGCGGCGGGCGACGCCGACGAGGCTATCGCGCTCGCCGGCGACGAGCGCCCCGACGTCGCGCTCGTCGACGTCTCGATGCCGGCGGGCGGCGGCGCCCGGGCGGCACGCGAGATCGCCCGCTGCTCCCCCGACACACGCGTGATCGCGCTCTCCGCGTTCGAAGATCGGTCGACGGTGCTCGAGATGCTCCGGGCCGGCGCGGTGGGCTACCTCGTCAAGGGGACCGCCGGTGAGGAGATCGTCGGCTCGATCCAGAAGGTGATGGCGGGCGGCGCGAGCCTGTCGACCGAGGTCATCGCCGGCATCGTGTCGGAGCTCACGAAGCAGCTGCGTCGCGAGGAGGACGAGCGCGAGCGGCTCGACGCACGCCGTGCCGAGATCCAGCGGTTCGTCGACGGCGAGGGCATCTCGATGGCGTTCCAGCCGATCGTCGATCTCGCGGTGGGCACGACGGTGGGCATCGAGGCGCTCGCTCGCTTCGCGACGCCTCCGCCCCGGCCACCCAACGAGTGGTTCACCGAGGCTGTCTCGCTGGCGCTCGGCGTGCAGCTCGAGCTGACGACGCTGACCCGAGCGTTGCGCGTCCTGCCGCGGA
Encoded here:
- a CDS encoding EAL domain-containing protein; translation: MAVGTSPYDAGGAGGLVTEPIRVLIADDEPELRVALADLLAHEDDLRLIGAAGDADEAIALAGDERPDVALVDVSMPAGGGARAAREIARCSPDTRVIALSAFEDRSTVLEMLRAGAVGYLVKGTAGEEIVGSIQKVMAGGASLSTEVIAGIVSELTKQLRREEDERERLDARRAEIQRFVDGEGISMAFQPIVDLAVGTTVGIEALARFATPPPRPPNEWFTEAVSLALGVQLELTTLTRALRVLPRIDPGVYLAVNCSHRAAVSAELAALVEPVADRLLLEITEHEAVEDYDDLVDALAPLRARGARVAIDDAGAGFASLRHTVRIAPDIVKLDLSLTRDIDSDRAKRALATALVSFAHEMGFSLVAEGIETANELATLRELGVGYGQGFYLAEPGPLP